In Leptospira perdikensis, a single genomic region encodes these proteins:
- the gyrA gene encoding DNA gyrase subunit A translates to MTEQNGQENESNKTLALNLSGRPDVAGALKSGVRVIPVEIEDQMKEAYLDYAMSVIVGRALPDVRDGLKPVHRRVLHAMNERAWRSDRPYVKSAKIVGEVIGNYHPHGDSPVYETMVRMAQTFSMRETLIDGQGNFGSVDGDNAAAYRYTEARLTKLAEELLKDIEKNTVSFSPNFDDTRQQPDVLPANFPNILVNGSTGIAVGMATNIPPHNLKESVNAVIALIQNPDITLPELMKIIPGPDFPTGGTIIGGEGLYQAYATGKGSIRIRSKVDIIENNKGREIIVVNEIPYQVNKKNLLEKIGDLVNEKVIEGISEILDLSDRKGIRVEIHVKKDANAQVILNQLFKLTQLQVSYGITMLAILNNRPKIFSLKEILKSYADHRNEVVIKRTEFDLDKALKRAHILEGLRIALDNIDEVIRIIRASKDVKEAQSSLMATFSLSEIQADAILEMRLQRLTSLEVQKIIEELEQVRLLIADLEDILAKPERVKSIICEELGKVAQSFGNTRATEISLESLESSTFNAEDLIADEEVVVQLSEDMFIKRLPMDTFRRQKRGGKGVQGISTKREDFVKKLSSAMTHDNLMLFSNKGRAFLMKVYELPIATKEARGKSLKAVINLNDDEIITSLFTFRNFDESYLLMVTREGFVKKIQLDEFTNTKKSGIIAIGLRDGDELIDVIANPNNFDVFIGSKNGLAIRMNLNELRSQGRTASGVTAMKLEDDDAIAGITKVEPGTNLFCVSENGFGKRTDFEEFSTKGRGGKGMTYLKIGEKNGRAVGIASVKEEDELLVITQSGMAIRVEVKTISMVGRSAMGVKVVNTKDDDFVKDFAVVRDSESESE, encoded by the coding sequence ATGACCGAACAAAACGGCCAAGAAAACGAATCAAACAAAACCTTAGCACTGAATCTTTCCGGTAGACCAGACGTAGCCGGTGCTCTTAAATCCGGTGTGCGGGTCATTCCGGTGGAAATTGAAGACCAGATGAAGGAAGCTTACCTTGATTATGCGATGAGTGTAATTGTAGGTCGTGCCCTTCCAGATGTTAGAGATGGATTAAAACCAGTTCATAGACGTGTTCTCCATGCGATGAATGAAAGAGCTTGGAGATCAGATCGCCCTTATGTAAAATCAGCGAAAATTGTTGGGGAAGTAATTGGTAACTATCACCCTCATGGTGACTCCCCAGTTTACGAAACTATGGTTCGTATGGCCCAAACTTTCTCCATGCGAGAGACTTTGATTGATGGTCAAGGTAACTTTGGATCGGTCGACGGTGACAACGCGGCGGCCTATCGTTATACGGAAGCCCGTCTCACTAAACTTGCCGAAGAACTTCTAAAAGATATTGAAAAAAATACTGTTAGCTTTTCGCCAAACTTTGATGATACGAGACAACAACCGGATGTATTACCTGCTAATTTTCCCAATATTTTAGTAAATGGTTCTACAGGGATTGCTGTGGGTATGGCAACCAATATCCCACCGCATAACTTAAAAGAATCGGTGAACGCGGTCATTGCCCTCATTCAAAACCCTGATATCACACTTCCTGAACTGATGAAGATCATACCAGGTCCGGATTTTCCTACTGGTGGAACGATCATTGGTGGGGAAGGCCTTTACCAAGCTTACGCAACAGGAAAGGGTTCCATTCGTATTCGTTCCAAAGTGGATATCATTGAAAACAACAAAGGTCGTGAGATCATTGTTGTGAATGAAATTCCCTACCAAGTAAACAAAAAGAACTTACTCGAAAAAATCGGAGACTTGGTAAATGAAAAGGTCATTGAAGGTATCTCTGAAATTTTAGACCTTTCGGATAGAAAGGGAATTCGAGTTGAGATTCATGTTAAAAAGGATGCCAACGCACAAGTCATTCTAAACCAACTTTTCAAACTCACACAATTACAAGTGAGTTATGGGATTACGATGCTTGCGATTCTAAACAATCGCCCAAAAATCTTTTCACTCAAAGAAATTCTTAAATCGTATGCGGATCATAGAAACGAAGTTGTTATCAAAAGAACTGAATTTGATTTAGACAAAGCACTCAAAAGAGCTCATATCTTAGAAGGGTTACGTATTGCACTTGATAACATCGATGAAGTGATTCGTATCATTCGTGCTTCGAAAGATGTAAAAGAAGCACAAAGTTCCCTCATGGCTACCTTTTCACTTTCTGAAATCCAAGCGGATGCCATTTTGGAAATGCGTTTGCAACGTTTAACTTCCTTAGAAGTTCAAAAGATTATCGAAGAACTAGAACAAGTGCGACTTCTCATTGCTGACCTAGAAGACATTCTTGCCAAACCAGAACGAGTCAAATCGATCATTTGTGAAGAACTTGGAAAAGTAGCTCAGTCTTTTGGAAACACTCGTGCTACAGAAATTAGTTTAGAGTCTTTGGAATCCTCAACATTCAATGCAGAAGATTTGATTGCCGATGAAGAAGTGGTTGTTCAACTTTCAGAAGATATGTTTATCAAACGCCTTCCTATGGATACCTTCCGACGTCAAAAACGAGGTGGAAAGGGTGTTCAAGGGATCTCTACGAAAAGAGAAGACTTTGTTAAAAAACTAAGTAGTGCCATGACTCATGATAACTTGATGCTCTTCTCTAATAAAGGAAGAGCCTTCCTTATGAAAGTATATGAGTTACCAATTGCTACAAAAGAAGCACGTGGTAAATCACTCAAAGCGGTGATCAACTTAAATGATGATGAAATCATTACTTCATTATTTACATTCCGAAACTTCGATGAGTCCTATCTTCTTATGGTAACAAGAGAAGGATTTGTGAAAAAAATCCAATTGGATGAATTCACAAATACCAAAAAATCGGGAATCATTGCGATTGGCCTTCGTGATGGTGATGAACTAATCGATGTAATTGCTAATCCAAATAACTTTGATGTGTTTATCGGTAGTAAAAATGGTCTCGCGATTCGAATGAATTTGAATGAACTTCGTTCGCAAGGTAGAACTGCTTCCGGTGTGACTGCCATGAAGTTAGAAGACGATGATGCGATTGCCGGGATTACAAAAGTCGAACCGGGAACTAATTTATTTTGCGTATCTGAAAACGGATTTGGAAAACGGACTGATTTTGAAGAGTTCTCTACCAAAGGTCGCGGTGGTAAAGGGATGACCTACTTAAAGATTGGTGAAAAGAATGGACGGGCTGTAGGAATCGCTTCTGTAAAAGAAGAAGATGAACTACTTGTCATCACACAATCCGGTATGGCGATTCGGGTAGAAGTCAAAACAATATCTATGGTGGGTCGCTCTGCTATGGGTGTCAAAGTTGTGAATACCAAAGATGATGACTTTGTAAAAGACTTTGCCGTTGTTAGAGATTCAGAATCCGAGTCGGAATAA
- a CDS encoding tRNA dihydrouridine synthase encodes MITIGGVTIKGDVVLSPMAGISDSPYRQITRRFGSAFAYTEFVSTEQLLMGNTKSLDMFRYLETERPIFFQIFGSDLETVVNASEIAASKKPDVIDLNMGCSVAKVSHNGSGAGLLKNVRLAGAMIEGIRKKTGLPVTAKIRLGWDSNSLNYLETVKVLEGSGVSAISVHGRTKAMAYTGFADWNAIGEIKAKANVPIFGNGDVASFSEAMFKKKKYGVDLVLIGRKAIGNPWIFSETPKEEIDWVQIKEVILEHLNLMLNFYPSDDDYALILFRKHFIRYIENTGFPDGIKRELLTITNVNQFIDRLESVKMDSKFLETSEIENESMNCETFVSLA; translated from the coding sequence ATGATTACCATCGGGGGAGTGACAATCAAAGGTGATGTTGTTCTTTCTCCGATGGCTGGTATTTCTGACAGTCCTTATCGACAAATCACAAGAAGATTTGGTTCCGCCTTTGCTTATACGGAATTTGTATCCACAGAACAATTGCTAATGGGAAATACAAAGTCATTGGATATGTTTCGATATTTAGAAACAGAACGACCCATTTTTTTTCAAATCTTTGGTTCTGATTTAGAAACAGTAGTTAATGCTTCGGAAATTGCGGCTTCTAAAAAACCAGATGTGATTGATTTGAATATGGGCTGTTCTGTGGCAAAAGTTTCTCACAACGGATCAGGTGCTGGACTTTTGAAAAATGTTCGTTTGGCTGGTGCCATGATTGAAGGGATTCGAAAAAAAACTGGCCTACCCGTTACAGCCAAAATTCGCCTGGGTTGGGATTCTAATTCATTAAATTATTTAGAAACAGTCAAAGTATTAGAAGGTTCTGGAGTATCGGCAATTTCGGTTCATGGTAGAACCAAAGCGATGGCATATACTGGTTTTGCTGATTGGAATGCAATTGGTGAAATTAAAGCCAAAGCGAATGTTCCCATTTTTGGAAACGGAGATGTGGCCAGTTTTTCTGAAGCGATGTTTAAGAAAAAAAAATACGGTGTCGATCTTGTACTCATTGGTCGTAAGGCCATTGGAAATCCGTGGATTTTTTCTGAAACTCCCAAGGAAGAAATCGATTGGGTTCAAATAAAGGAAGTCATCTTAGAACATTTAAATCTGATGTTGAATTTTTATCCTTCCGATGATGATTATGCTTTGATACTTTTTCGAAAGCACTTTATACGATATATAGAGAACACTGGATTCCCTGATGGAATCAAAAGAGAACTTTTGACGATCACAAATGTGAATCAATTTATAGATAGATTGGAATCCGTAAAAATGGATTCTAAGTTTTTGGAAACAAGCGAAATAGAAAACGAGAGTATGAACTGTGAAACGTTTGTTAGTCTCGCGTAA
- a CDS encoding PilZ domain-containing protein: MADSKQSIFSDSYSKYAGVKQKRKDARVKLDVPCTVELVKSKNTPVTGHLSDLGTGGLAFQATAIFYEGDQVKVQFSLHQNPLEIIGTVHRTAGKTTSVIFQPLAAEEHKIVQEFIHKHYFDPKLKK; the protein is encoded by the coding sequence ATGGCAGATTCAAAGCAGTCAATATTCTCTGATAGTTATAGTAAGTATGCGGGTGTAAAACAAAAACGTAAAGATGCACGTGTGAAGTTAGATGTTCCCTGCACAGTGGAACTTGTAAAATCTAAAAACACACCAGTGACTGGACATCTTTCTGATTTGGGAACTGGTGGTCTTGCTTTCCAAGCGACTGCAATTTTTTATGAAGGGGATCAAGTAAAGGTTCAATTTTCCCTCCATCAAAATCCATTAGAGATCATTGGAACGGTACATAGAACGGCAGGTAAAACGACGTCTGTAATTTTCCAACCTCTAGCGGCGGAAGAACATAAAATTGTTCAGGAATTCATACACAAACACTACTTTGATCCAAAACTAAAAAAGTAA
- a CDS encoding lipoprotein LipL21 — MKKSLIVCASLIAFVVSCGSNDGGRRDATTVGKNGWIFEGWACAPDAAAAKRGESPAEYCKGKEKEYDYLYMKFSARASDKAIKANSVAMKQSTCREAARLQVAGDGLKKILGEYLEQASGVSDGQSTGSVIVSESKGIIKGVGVYDCCSLNNETGICANVGEPETWEECQCVGYLRYAGGQKALEAKATAAQ, encoded by the coding sequence ATGAAGAAATCGCTTATCGTATGTGCCTCTCTAATCGCATTTGTTGTATCTTGCGGATCCAATGATGGAGGCAGAAGAGACGCTACGACCGTAGGTAAAAATGGTTGGATTTTTGAAGGTTGGGCTTGTGCGCCTGATGCCGCTGCTGCAAAACGTGGTGAAAGCCCGGCTGAGTATTGCAAAGGAAAAGAAAAAGAATACGATTATCTTTACATGAAATTTTCTGCACGTGCTTCTGACAAAGCAATCAAAGCTAACTCAGTTGCTATGAAACAATCCACTTGCCGTGAAGCAGCTCGTCTCCAAGTTGCTGGTGATGGTTTGAAAAAAATCTTAGGTGAATATTTAGAACAAGCATCTGGTGTATCTGATGGTCAATCCACAGGTTCCGTGATCGTTTCTGAATCTAAAGGTATCATCAAAGGTGTTGGGGTTTATGACTGCTGCTCATTGAACAACGAAACAGGAATTTGTGCAAATGTTGGCGAACCTGAAACTTGGGAAGAATGTCAGTGTGTTGGATACTTGCGTTATGCGGGTGGACAAAAAGCTCTTGAAGCAAAAGCAACTGCAGCTCAATAA
- a CDS encoding LIC10012 family protein, which produces MSRRSFRIPYVWILVFIAFFPEIIFAKEISILPAYISGEVPSVLGTRREAGFELSRLSRHYLKRNFFTEITDPKLIENYLNETEWNEEAELKDQELFSYCSEWDSHFVVQDQIDFGNPILVKTVIYNCKNQTRQTIQSKLISNFVLAYEKHNEKSFRFLPPRFYEKKNKAVSNYEINLFVDIHSSYAYYRKDILKSLSALYDQEGLYLGVTLIKKDKTVSIPPTKEHTEIKKLLEETGWQGNNQAESVVAALQGLKSKISSGKKDSRKLFLLLSSSVKDKSGSMIMALNDLRHMEIEPILLIPNHSELSTIRELQRIGKASNSRVVGITEYQKIGTSEGYEYLYLNQFNVYSSVEELQMPFNWNQNQVKKYDASLVRAAVDVITPYNLYLAYEKISDKRVLEKEEIKTDLEYILRTESNTDQTEKDRFQTVLVESKGEAIWIQLPYDVVVTKGKEYLFQTTFVLDPLSTWGVRNTPAETNLLKINTTYPKTLMVKPSQAKKFLDTNKIREFNGYLQGTVSVIKKK; this is translated from the coding sequence ATGTCTCGCCGGTCTTTCCGAATTCCCTACGTATGGATACTCGTTTTTATTGCGTTCTTCCCCGAAATTATTTTTGCGAAAGAAATTTCTATCCTACCTGCATACATTTCAGGTGAGGTACCTTCAGTTCTTGGAACTAGACGTGAGGCGGGTTTTGAATTGTCCCGACTTTCACGACACTATCTGAAACGAAATTTTTTTACTGAAATAACCGATCCAAAACTAATAGAGAATTATTTAAACGAAACAGAGTGGAATGAAGAAGCAGAATTAAAAGATCAGGAACTTTTCTCATACTGTAGTGAATGGGATTCTCATTTTGTGGTTCAGGATCAAATTGATTTTGGAAATCCTATCCTTGTAAAAACTGTTATTTATAATTGTAAAAACCAGACAAGACAAACTATCCAATCCAAACTCATTTCTAATTTTGTATTAGCTTATGAAAAACATAATGAAAAAAGTTTTCGATTTTTACCTCCCCGGTTTTACGAAAAAAAGAATAAAGCAGTCTCTAATTATGAGATCAATCTATTTGTAGACATCCACTCCTCATATGCCTATTACCGGAAAGATATTCTGAAAAGTTTATCTGCACTTTATGACCAAGAGGGATTGTATTTGGGTGTCACTCTGATCAAAAAAGACAAAACTGTTTCCATTCCGCCAACTAAGGAACATACTGAGATTAAAAAATTATTGGAAGAAACTGGATGGCAAGGAAACAATCAAGCCGAATCCGTAGTTGCTGCATTACAAGGTCTAAAATCAAAAATCTCTTCTGGAAAAAAAGACTCCAGAAAATTGTTTCTTTTGCTTTCTTCGAGTGTGAAGGACAAATCTGGATCGATGATTATGGCACTCAATGACCTTCGTCATATGGAAATTGAGCCAATTCTTCTCATTCCTAACCATTCGGAATTGAGTACGATTAGAGAACTACAACGAATCGGTAAGGCAAGTAATAGTCGCGTAGTAGGAATTACCGAATATCAAAAGATTGGAACTTCAGAAGGTTATGAATACCTCTATCTAAATCAGTTCAATGTGTATTCATCTGTTGAAGAATTACAAATGCCTTTTAACTGGAATCAAAACCAAGTTAAAAAATATGACGCTTCTTTGGTTCGGGCTGCAGTGGATGTAATCACTCCATACAATCTTTACCTTGCTTATGAAAAAATTTCGGACAAACGTGTTTTAGAAAAAGAAGAAATCAAAACTGATTTGGAATATATACTGCGAACTGAATCTAATACAGACCAAACAGAAAAAGATAGATTCCAAACAGTTCTTGTGGAATCAAAAGGGGAGGCTATTTGGATCCAGTTGCCCTATGATGTGGTTGTTACCAAAGGAAAAGAATATCTATTTCAAACAACTTTTGTTTTAGATCCTTTATCTACTTGGGGAGTAAGGAATACGCCAGCCGAAACGAACTTACTAAAAATAAATACAACATACCCAAAAACCTTGATGGTGAAACCTTCACAGGCAAAAAAGTTCTTAGATACAAACAAAATTCGAGAGTTCAATGGATATCTCCAAGGGACAGTGAGTGTCATCAAAAAAAAGTAA
- a CDS encoding helix-turn-helix domain-containing protein — translation MSSKKSKSNNEWICSGSDIQKIRNQWIETSNSNLPILIIGERGVGKSFWIQRSLEQRNITTNSIFHLDFQYPFLFTETLEKIKSSKQMVTLLIDRLTKAKPDEVIQLQQWWKSEKYEEKSKVYLYWEIHSDELDILNQKNVYSDFYDQLKSFRFELPNLKKRISELPQFVSQFLEEANTDLGKKITGIEEEFFVFFKNKTFKTNLSELKDMIFALVGFSSSKHLHWKQIPSHFFENQLSELEVRPGISLETYEKEIIKANLIYTKGNREKAAKLLGISERNLYRKLHEYHLEDLS, via the coding sequence GTGTCATCAAAAAAAAGTAAATCCAATAACGAATGGATTTGTAGCGGATCCGATATCCAAAAGATCCGCAACCAGTGGATCGAAACATCCAATTCAAATTTACCAATATTAATCATTGGAGAAAGAGGTGTTGGCAAAAGTTTTTGGATTCAAAGAAGTTTAGAACAAAGAAATATAACTACTAATTCTATTTTCCATTTAGACTTTCAATATCCGTTTCTTTTTACGGAAACATTAGAAAAAATCAAATCATCTAAACAAATGGTCACACTTCTCATTGATCGGCTTACGAAGGCAAAACCGGATGAAGTAATACAATTACAGCAGTGGTGGAAATCAGAAAAATATGAAGAAAAGTCAAAGGTATATTTGTATTGGGAAATTCATTCCGACGAATTAGATATTTTAAATCAAAAGAATGTTTATTCCGATTTTTATGATCAACTAAAGTCTTTTCGGTTTGAGCTTCCCAATCTTAAAAAAAGAATTTCCGAATTACCACAGTTTGTTTCTCAATTTTTGGAAGAGGCAAATACAGATTTAGGTAAAAAAATCACAGGTATTGAAGAAGAATTCTTTGTTTTTTTTAAAAACAAAACGTTTAAAACCAATCTTTCAGAACTCAAAGATATGATCTTTGCTCTTGTTGGTTTTTCTTCTAGTAAACATTTACATTGGAAACAAATTCCATCTCATTTTTTTGAGAACCAATTATCAGAATTGGAAGTAAGACCTGGAATCAGTTTAGAAACCTACGAAAAAGAAATCATTAAAGCCAATTTAATTTATACAAAAGGAAATCGAGAAAAAGCAGCTAAGTTACTTGGAATTTCAGAAAGAAATTTATATCGAAAACTACACGAATATCATTTGGAAGATCTTTCTTGA
- the holA gene encoding DNA polymerase III subunit delta, with the protein METKKSQAREFSSLFQLFKTQTSNLPQFFAYTGEDSYEFELIIDHYKEALSKSSGAYEIILIVSESGEQAKLFAELFTPDMFYPRKLIIVKQAAALFKPILDTKATQEWKDFASGFRKNITAVSDEIFLIVHYDGKDIPQSLVQLFQGTLNYYKTKFLYPSDYPKVFKEVCDQEQVHFEPNAADEFIHRIPANVGAYLKSVKKLKQYLHRSKFTIEDVNSVLFSQNELNTNTLVETLVQKRKVDFFKEFTKFNDQNSEILSFLTRLTYKLDEIRKIKVIRARHNGEVPIPLMDDLLKTGSFSDARKNFVRRQLVSDSASFTDKVLDQFYDQVIEMNIKFKSGLRDEEGKNYFLQKVIYLFSLLQERSSK; encoded by the coding sequence ATGGAAACAAAAAAATCACAAGCGAGAGAATTTAGCTCTCTTTTCCAACTATTCAAAACCCAGACTAGTAACCTTCCGCAATTTTTTGCCTATACGGGGGAAGATTCCTATGAATTTGAACTCATCATCGATCATTACAAAGAAGCACTATCGAAATCTTCCGGAGCCTATGAGATCATTTTGATCGTTTCTGAATCAGGAGAACAGGCAAAACTTTTTGCCGAACTTTTCACACCTGATATGTTCTACCCAAGAAAACTCATCATTGTCAAACAAGCAGCTGCACTTTTTAAACCCATTCTTGATACAAAGGCGACACAAGAATGGAAAGACTTTGCGTCTGGATTTCGTAAAAATATAACAGCCGTTTCTGATGAAATTTTTCTCATTGTTCATTACGATGGAAAAGACATTCCACAAAGTTTGGTTCAACTCTTTCAAGGAACCTTAAACTATTACAAAACTAAGTTTTTATATCCAAGTGATTATCCAAAAGTATTCAAAGAAGTTTGTGACCAAGAACAAGTACATTTTGAACCCAATGCAGCTGATGAATTCATTCATCGAATTCCTGCAAATGTGGGTGCTTACCTTAAAAGTGTAAAAAAACTAAAACAATACCTTCACCGTTCTAAATTTACAATCGAAGATGTTAACTCAGTTCTCTTCAGTCAAAATGAACTTAATACAAATACTCTTGTAGAAACATTAGTACAAAAAAGAAAGGTAGATTTTTTTAAAGAATTCACAAAGTTTAATGACCAAAACTCAGAGATACTTAGTTTTCTAACTAGGCTCACCTATAAATTGGATGAAATTCGTAAAATCAAAGTCATACGAGCAAGGCATAACGGGGAAGTTCCAATTCCACTTATGGATGATCTTTTAAAAACAGGAAGTTTTTCTGATGCCAGAAAAAATTTTGTAAGAAGACAATTGGTTTCTGATTCGGCTTCGTTCACAGATAAAGTATTAGATCAGTTCTACGATCAAGTGATTGAAATGAATATTAAATTTAAATCAGGACTTCGTGATGAGGAAGGGAAAAATTATTTTTTACAGAAAGTCATATATTTATTTTCATTACTTCAAGAAAGATCTTCCAAATGA
- a CDS encoding Maf family protein, with translation MFILKSTSPRRIQILTDLGFLFQVAPANIDESQKTLEPALQYLERMVHLKLGNDGEPNYLYLAADTMVVFENEILHKPIDLEDAVRILQTLSGKKHSVFSGAGLQTRSKIDFFYEETIIQFKNWNEDQIRDYILRCQPFDKAGSYGIQDANGPVLERVGSYTNVMGFPLRSFLARSSVWLPYWESSLKRIG, from the coding sequence TTGTTTATACTCAAATCGACATCGCCAAGACGGATCCAAATACTTACCGACCTCGGTTTTTTATTCCAAGTAGCACCAGCAAACATTGACGAGTCTCAAAAAACATTGGAACCGGCCCTTCAGTATCTAGAACGAATGGTTCACTTAAAATTGGGAAATGATGGAGAGCCTAACTATCTCTATTTGGCCGCTGATACCATGGTTGTATTTGAAAATGAAATTTTACACAAACCCATCGACTTGGAAGATGCAGTCCGCATTCTGCAAACACTCTCTGGGAAAAAACATTCGGTATTTTCGGGGGCTGGCTTACAAACCAGATCAAAGATTGATTTCTTCTATGAAGAAACCATCATTCAATTTAAGAACTGGAATGAGGATCAAATTAGAGATTATATTTTGAGATGCCAACCTTTTGATAAAGCAGGTTCTTATGGAATCCAGGATGCAAACGGCCCTGTTTTAGAACGGGTGGGATCGTATACAAATGTGATGGGATTTCCACTTCGAAGTTTTTTGGCTCGGTCTTCGGTGTGGTTGCCTTATTGGGAAAGCTCTCTTAAGCGTATAGGTTGA
- a CDS encoding SDR family NAD(P)-dependent oxidoreductase: protein MSLFDVKGKTILITGASRGIGKTLALGFRDAGAIVYGAGSRPESIEWMAKEGINGVVLDVRSEGAAYEVIGQIRAKHGKLNTLINNAGIATNTPASGFKEDELQNIVQTNYVGVFRNCQAYYKHHKKEGGNIINVASVLGMVGSKLASVYSGTKGAVITLSKALAIEWCNNGYRVNVICPGLIDTEMTDMIKDKEFIMKQVLAGIPMGRLGKPEELLGAAIYLASDTSSYMTGQCIVLDGGLTAQ from the coding sequence ATGAGTTTGTTTGATGTAAAAGGAAAAACAATTTTGATCACCGGTGCCAGCCGAGGTATTGGTAAAACATTGGCTCTAGGCTTTAGAGATGCTGGTGCTATCGTTTACGGTGCTGGTTCCAGACCAGAATCCATTGAATGGATGGCTAAAGAAGGTATCAATGGTGTAGTTTTGGATGTGCGTAGTGAAGGTGCAGCTTATGAAGTGATTGGCCAGATCAGAGCAAAACATGGAAAACTAAATACTCTCATCAACAATGCAGGGATTGCAACGAACACTCCTGCCTCTGGATTTAAAGAAGATGAATTACAAAATATAGTCCAAACCAATTATGTTGGTGTGTTTCGCAACTGTCAGGCCTATTACAAACACCATAAAAAAGAGGGTGGGAACATCATCAACGTGGCTTCTGTTCTGGGAATGGTGGGAAGTAAACTAGCATCTGTTTATTCAGGGACAAAGGGAGCAGTCATCACTTTATCAAAAGCACTAGCCATTGAGTGGTGTAATAACGGTTACCGAGTGAATGTGATTTGTCCTGGTCTTATTGATACAGAAATGACCGATATGATCAAAGACAAAGAATTTATCATGAAACAGGTGCTTGCTGGAATTCCTATGGGTCGACTTGGAAAACCAGAAGAATTATTAGGTGCCGCGATTTATTTAGCATCGGATACTTCTTCTTATATGACAGGTCAGTGTATTGTTTTAGATGGGGGACTCACAGCACAGTAG
- a CDS encoding L-threonylcarbamoyladenylate synthase, whose protein sequence is MILYLHPENPEVRKLKQISERLKDGAVYIFPTDTVYAIVADAHSKLGVEKIYAIRKLPKDKPLSLMCKDISMASNFIEYLPNSAYRLMKRVTPGPFTFVLKANKNLPKPSVVHHKDKQIGIRIPDHIYLTELLKIHDSPLTSTSAFCDDEFIIDIDELESIYGNQVEGIIDGGIVKMDLSTILQINDDSIDLIREGKGYDLIVEDISR, encoded by the coding sequence ATGATCCTCTACCTCCATCCAGAAAATCCAGAAGTCCGAAAACTCAAACAGATTTCGGAAAGGTTGAAGGATGGAGCCGTTTATATTTTTCCAACTGACACCGTTTATGCAATTGTTGCGGATGCACATTCAAAACTTGGTGTAGAAAAAATTTACGCAATTCGTAAACTTCCCAAAGACAAACCACTTTCTCTTATGTGTAAAGACATTTCAATGGCTTCCAATTTCATTGAATATTTACCCAATTCTGCCTATCGTTTGATGAAACGAGTGACACCTGGGCCTTTTACCTTTGTCCTAAAAGCCAATAAAAATTTACCTAAACCTTCAGTGGTTCATCATAAAGATAAACAAATCGGCATTCGGATTCCTGATCATATTTATTTGACTGAACTTTTAAAAATTCATGATTCTCCTCTCACTTCCACCTCTGCTTTTTGTGATGATGAATTCATCATTGATATTGATGAGTTAGAATCTATTTATGGAAACCAAGTCGAAGGAATCATTGATGGAGGAATTGTAAAAATGGATCTTTCTACTATTTTACAAATCAACGATGACTCAATTGATTTGATCCGAGAGGGAAAAGGATACGACCTTATTGTGGAAGATATTTCTCGTTAA